In Anabrus simplex isolate iqAnaSimp1 chromosome 14, ASM4041472v1, whole genome shotgun sequence, a genomic segment contains:
- the LOC137502962 gene encoding uncharacterized protein isoform X1: protein MEQPVYIKCEPGCVSGTGKLNNADRDMKLPTDEQMDMKTEPEDVFYEPFIKGELGIQYHTLSARSEMRPAISGQNKSARQCKVCGKYLSSNTSLKEHLLVHSGHKPRVMQRMWKVILTSFSIVCTQTSTLWAERSHLSNMWPSF, encoded by the exons ATGGAGCAGCCAGTTTATATCAAATGTGAGCCTGGATGTGTATCGGGTACAGGAAAACTGAATAATGCT GATCGTGATATGAAACTGCCTACTGATGAACAGATGGATATGAAGACTGAACCTGAAGATGTATTTTATGAACCATTTATAAAAGGGGAACTTGGAATTCAG TACCACACACTCTCTGCACGCTCTGAAATGCGGCCGGCTATCTCTGGGCAAAACAAAAGTGCCCGTCAGTGTAAAGTATGCGGGAAGTATCTCTCCTCTAACACGAGTTTAAAGGAACACCTCCTTGTACATTCTGGGCATAAACCTCGCGTAATGCAAAGAATGTGGAAAGTCATTCTCACATCGTTCAGCATAGTGTGTACACAAACTAGTACACTCTGGGCAGAAAGATCACATTTGTCCAATATGTGGCCATCGTTTTAA
- the LOC137502962 gene encoding uncharacterized protein isoform X2: MEQPVYIKCEPGCVSGTGKLNNADRDMKLPTDEQMDMKTEPEDVFYEPFIKGELGIQDIDVKLPTDELMDMKTEPEDVFYEPFIKEELEIHVK; the protein is encoded by the exons ATGGAGCAGCCAGTTTATATCAAATGTGAGCCTGGATGTGTATCGGGTACAGGAAAACTGAATAATGCT GATCGTGATATGAAACTGCCTACTGATGAACAGATGGATATGAAGACTGAACCTGAAGATGTATTTTATGAACCATTTATAAAAGGGGAACTTGGAATTCAG GATATTGATGTGAAGCTGCCCACTGATGAACTGATGGATATGAAGACTGAACCTGAGGATGTATTTTATGAACCATTTATAAAAGAGGAACTAGAAATTCATGTTAAATAG